A region of Sugiyamaella lignohabitans strain CBS 10342 chromosome A, complete sequence DNA encodes the following proteins:
- the MIS1 gene encoding trifunctional formate-tetrahydrofolate ligase (Mitochondrial C1-tetrahydrofolate synthase; involved in interconversion between different oxidation states of tetrahydrofolate (THF); provides activities of formyl-THF synthetase, methenyl-THF cyclohydrolase, and methylene-THF dehydrogenase; GO_component: GO:0005739 - mitochondrion [Evidence IEA,IEA]; GO_component: GO:0005739 - mitochondrion [Evidence IDA] [PMID 14576278]; GO_component: GO:0005739 - mitochondrion [Evidence IDA] [PMID 16823961]; GO_component: GO:0005739 - mitochondrion [Evidence IDA] [PMID 3528153]; GO_function: GO:0005524 - ATP binding [Evidence IEA,IEA]; GO_function: GO:0003824 - catalytic activity [Evidence IEA,IEA]; GO_function: GO:0004329 - formate-tetrahydrofolate ligase activity [Evidence IEA,IEA]; GO_function: GO:0004329 - formate-tetrahydrofolate ligase activity [Evidence IDA] [PMID 3528153]; GO_function: GO:0016787 - hydrolase activity [Evidence IEA]; GO_function: GO:0016874 - ligase activity [Evidence IEA]; GO_function: GO:0004477 - methenyltetrahydrofolate cyclohydrolase activity [Evidence IEA]; GO_function: GO:0004477 - methenyltetrahydrofolate cyclohydrolase activity [Evidence IDA] [PMID 3528153]; GO_function: GO:0004488 - methylenetetrahydrofolate dehydrogenase (NADP+) activity [Evidence IEA,IEA]; GO_function: GO:0004488 - methylenetetrahydrofolate dehydrogenase (NADP+) activity [Evidence IDA] [PMID 3528153]; GO_function: GO:0000166 - nucleotide binding [Evidence IEA]; GO_function: GO:0016491 - oxidoreductase activity [Evidence IEA]; GO_process: GO:0008652 - cellular amino acid biosynthetic process [Evidence IEA]; GO_process: GO:0046656 - folic acid biosynthetic process [Evidence IDA] [PMID 3528153]; GO_process: GO:0009396 - folic acid-containing compound biosynthetic process [Evidence IEA]; GO_process: GO:0000105 - histidine biosynthetic process [Evidence IEA]; GO_process: GO:0008152 - metabolic process [Evidence IEA]; GO_process: GO:0009086 - methionine biosynthetic process [Evidence IEA]; GO_process: GO:0006139 - nucleobase-containing compound metabolic process [Evidence IMP] [PMID 10781559]; GO_process: GO:0006730 - one-carbon metabolic process [Evidence IEA]; GO_process: GO:0055114 - oxidation-reduction process [Evidence IEA,IEA]; GO_process: GO:0006164 - purine nucleotide biosynthetic process [Evidence IEA]; GO_process: GO:0035999 - tetrahydrofolate interconversion [Evidence IEA]), whose translation MLRQLKPWRASLAVRLPTSSAWSQSSRAALLSSRSFSSNSVLYDADKIDGNAIAKSIRQEIQKEITEIKRVKPQFNPNLVIIQVGDRPDSSAYVRMKLKAAHEAKLSCELRKFPDSITEAQLLEEIEDLNDDTSVHGILVQLPLPKEINEGRITDAVSIDKDVDGFGTLNIGELSRRGGSPLFVPCTPKGVMVLLEKHKVELRGKNAVVIGRSDIVGTPVASLLRAADATVTVCHRYTQDLASIVKQADVVIAAVGVPDFVKGEWLKPGAVVIDVGINYVPDETKKSGKRLTGDVDYASSAKVASLITPVPGGVGPMTVAMLVQNVVDSAKRHYQEQERRHVTPLPLRLQKPVPSDIDISRSQHPKKIRDLAKEVGITDHELIPYGAYKGKVSLHALKRLEHRKDGKYILVAGITPTPLGEGKSTTTMGLAQALGGHLGKMAFANVRQPSMGPTFGIKGGAAGGGYAQVIPMDEFNMHLTGDIHAISAANNLLAAAIDTRMFHEKSQKDASLYKRLVPKNKFTPSMLKRLKKLGIDKTDPASLTKEEIRKFARLDIDPDTITWKRVVDCNDRHLRTITVGEAPTEKGDIRQTGFDITVASECMAVLALSNSLHDMRERLGNMVVASSRDGVPITCDDLGAGGALTALMKDAIMPNLMQTLEGTPVLVHAGPFANISIGASSVLADKIALKLVGSEPGENHEEKAGYVITEAGFDFTMGGERFFNIKCRSSGLVPDTVVIVATVRALKLHGGGPDVKPGQKLPDAYLNANVDLVRNGCSNLKKQIQNAKSYGVPVVVAINRFSSDSAEEIEIIREEALAAGANDAIASNHWEEGGLGAIDLAKGVIKAANEGSHDDFKLLYDIPNTSAEDKLNIIAREMYGAEKVELSPLAREKIERYTKQGFGNLPICIAKTQYSLSHDPNLKGVPSGFTVPIRDVRASVGAGYLYALAAEIMTIPGLPTYAGFMNVEVDDEGNIDGLF comes from the coding sequence ATGCTGAGACAGCTAAAACCATGGCGGGCCTCATTGGCTGTTAGGCTTCCAACCTCATCGGCTTGGTCGCAGTCGTCAAGAGCTGCTCTATTATCTAGTCGCTCATTCTCTTCTAACTCTGTCCTCTATGATGCCGATAAGATCGATGGTAACGCCATTGCTAAATCTATTCGTCAGGAGATCCAGAAAGAAATCACTGAAATTAAAAGAGTTAAGCCTCAATTTAATCCCAATTTGGTGATTATTCAAGTTGGAGACAGACCTGATTCTTCAGCTTATGTTCGCATGAAGTTAAAGGCTGCCCATGAAGCTAAACTTTCCTGCGAATTGAGAAAGTTCCCAGATAGCATCACCGAAGCTCAGCTTTTGGAAGAGATTGAGGATCTTAATGATGATACCAGTGTCCATGGTATCTTGGTTCAACTGCCCCTGCCCAAGGAAATCAATGAGGGCCGGATTACTGATGCTGTGTCCATTGATAAGGATGTGGATGGGTTTGGCACTTTAAATATTGGCGAATTATCCCGTCGTGGAGGATCTCCTCTATTTGTCCCTTGTACCCCTAAAGGTGTAATGGTTCTGCTTGAAAAGCACAAAGTTGAACTTCGTGGTAAGAACGCCGTCGTCATCGGTAGATCTGATATTGTCGGTACCCCTGTTGCCAGTCTTTTGAGAGCCGCCGATGCCACTGTCACAGTCTGTCATAGATACACCCAAGACTTGGCTTCCATCGTAAAGCAAGCTGATGTTGTTATTGCAGCCGTTGGAGTGCCTGATTTTGTCAAGGGAGAATGGCTCAAGCCCGGTGCTGTAGTCATTGACGTTGGTATCAATTATGTGCCAGACGAGACGAAAAAGTCGGGAAAAAGACTGactggtgatgttgacTATGCATCTTCTGCTAAGGTTGCTTCGCTTATTACTCCTGTTCCTGGTGGAGTTGGCCCCATGACTGTTGCTATGCTGGTGCAAAATGTGGTTGATTCTGCTAAACGTCACtaccaagagcaagagAGACGTCACGTTACTCCATTGCCTCTTCGATTACAAAAACCAGTCCCCTCGGATATTGACATCTCGAGATCTCAACACCCCAAGAAAATCCGTGACTTAGCCAAGGAAGTTGGTATCACTGATCATGAGCTTATCCCTTACGGAGCTTACAAGGGCAAGGTGAGTCTTCACGCTTTGAAGAGATTGGAACACCGCAAAGATGGTAAATATAttcttgttgctggtatcaCTCCCACTCCTCTTGGTGAAGGCAAGTCTACCACCACAATGGGTCTCGCCCAAGCCCTTGGCGGCCATTTGGGTAAAATGGCTTTTGCAAATGTTCGTCAACCCTCAATGGGACCAACATTTGGTATCAaaggtggtgctgccggTGGTGGTTACGCTCAAGTCATCCCCATGGACGAGTTCAATATGCATTTAACTGGTGATATCCACGCCATctctgctgctaataaCTTGCTTGCTGCAGCTATCGATACTCGCATGTTCCACGAGAAATCTCAAAAGGACGCATCTCTATATAAGAGATTGGTTCCTAAAAATAAGTTTACTCCTTCAATGTTGAAAAGATTGAAGAAGCTTGGAATAGACAAGACCGACCCTGCCAGTTTGACCAAGGAGGAGATTCGCAAGTTTGCTCGTCTCGACATCGACCCTGATACCATTACATGGAAGCGTGTCGTAGACTGTAATGATAGACATTTGCGCACTATTACAGTTGGAGAGGCACCCACTGAAAAGGGTGATATTCGACAAACTGGTTTCGACATCACAGTCGCTAGTGAATGCATGGCTGTGCTTGCCCTTTCAAACAGTCTTCACGATATGAGAGAACGTCTTGGAAACATGGTAGTGGCTAGTAGCCGGGACGGTGTTCCAATTACTTGTGATGACCTTGGAGCCGGCGGTGCTTTGACTGCTTTGATGAAAGACGCTATCATGCCTAATCTCATGCAGACCCTTGAGGGTACTCCTGTTCTTGTACATGCCGGTCCATTTGCTAATATCAGCATTGGAGCCAGTTCGGTTCTTGCCGATAAGATTGCTCTCAAGCTGGTTGGATCTGAGCCTGGTGAGAATCACGAAGAGAAGGCTGGTTATGTAATTACTGAAGCAGGTTTTGATTTTACTATGGGAGGTGAACgttttttcaatatcaagtGTAGATCCAGTGGGCTGGTTCCTGATACTGTTGTTATTGTAGCAACCGTTCGTGCACTTAAGTTACATGGTGGCGGTCCCGATGTCAAGCCTGGTCAGAAACTGCCAGATGCTTATTTGAATGCCAATGTCGACTTGGTTAGAAACGGTTGTTCTAATCTTAAGaagcaaatccaaaatgcCAAGAGTTACGGTGTGCCAGTAGTGGTTGCTATTAACAGATTCTCTTCTGATAGTGCCgaagagattgaaattattCGCGAGGAAGCcttggctgctggtgccaatgATGCTATTGCTTCTAACCACTGGGAAGAGGGTGGACTGGGTGCCATTGATCTTGCTAAGGGAGTTATCAAGGCAGCCAATGAAGGCAGTCATGATGATTTCAAGTTACTCTATGATATCCCCAATACTTCTGCTGAAGACAAGCTGAACATCATTGCCAGAGAAATGTACGGTGCAGAGAAGGTTGAACTGAGCCCCTTGGCACGTGAAAAGATTGAGCGCTACACCAAGCAGGGATTTGGCAACTTGCCCATCTGTATTGCCAAGACTCAATACTCGCTATCCCATGATCCTAACTTGAAGGGTGTCCCCTCTGGTTTCACTGTACCTATCCGTGATGTTCGTGCCTCGGTTGGTGCCGGATATTTATACgcacttgctgctgagattaTGACCATCCCTGGTTTGCCCACTTATGCCGGATTCATGAACGTCGaggttgatgatgagggCAACATTGATGGACTCTTTTAA
- the HEM14 gene encoding oxygen-dependent protoporphyrinogen oxidase (Protoporphyrinogen oxidase; a mitochondrial enzyme that catalyzes the seventh step in the heme biosynthetic pathway, converting protoporphyrinogen IX to protoporphyrin IX; inhibited by diphenyl ether-type herbicides; GO_component: GO:0016020 - membrane [Evidence IEA]; GO_component: GO:0005743 - mitochondrial inner membrane [Evidence IEA,IEA]; GO_component: GO:0005743 - mitochondrial inner membrane [Evidence IDA] [PMID 7798202]; GO_component: GO:0005739 - mitochondrion [Evidence IEA]; GO_component: GO:0005739 - mitochondrion [Evidence IDA] [PMID 14576278]; GO_component: GO:0005739 - mitochondrion [Evidence IDA] [PMID 16823961]; GO_function: GO:0016491 - oxidoreductase activity [Evidence IEA]; GO_function: GO:0004729 - oxygen-dependent protoporphyrinogen oxidase activity [Evidence IEA,IEA]; GO_function: GO:0004729 - oxygen-dependent protoporphyrinogen oxidase activity [Evidence IMP] [PMID 7052077]; GO_function: GO:0004729 - oxygen-dependent protoporphyrinogen oxidase activity [Evidence IDA] [PMID 7798202]; GO_process: GO:0006783 - heme biosynthetic process [Evidence IEA]; GO_process: GO:0006783 - heme biosynthetic process [Evidence IMP] [PMID 7035824]; GO_process: GO:0055114 - oxidation-reduction process [Evidence IEA,IEA]; GO_process: GO:0006779 - porphyrin-containing compound biosynthetic process [Evidence IEA,IEA]; GO_process: GO:0006782 - protoporphyrinogen IX biosynthetic process [Evidence IEA]) — translation MLRYSSVSHRTGSYALPVLAKIRTRKYVKASSEPDEMTEVAQGEDPRRLPEEKKKVEAWSQVIRMLSPPDVSGTYRLRKYLVDPKLRTNLISKAKRQQMPHLVLVDLIQNGGKFPKEEKYVESHIDRALGTNSWEDLPDDIETIVTRLHDLKSGQQLVIVGAGISGLSLAWFVAHARPDVKIKILESSSKVGGYLESEKVGNELFEHGPRTLLPSHPGTIIASQIMSDLGMVENGQLVGVPKRSPTNTKGIVYNNELVPLPTSGLGALKFLFSPIMRGVKFGALRDLLLARPRKNTINDESIESFISRRFNKKLSDRFLSALMRGIYAGDVSQLSARSVARLNKLYNLERLQGSSILGASMTGLASSFDKYQNTAGPLLSQAMTGKVYDGFDKLSSLYSVVAVKSGVQELAVALEQKLKSIGVEIIKNFEVVEILPGDESCTVLGADGQQVNGSVIVSTLGANKIGPVLSASEKAIKLCDEIQFANLAVVNFHFKKPVGKDWFGFLIPKSEDANNPQQVIGVVFDSAVRNATVPVSAGLESILQLKKQASQDKEIGMGEEANKTEDEPISFEKIKSLVADQFGDETTTDASKVSQTSSFSTGTTLTVMIGGDLWAGLAANELPNKSTVIANSIEALKKYLKIEEIKPEDFEVSVTYQTGSIPQYHVGHGDLVHQIHDEVAKAYDNRLYLSGTSFGKGVGVGDCIVDSLTIASRFSQQRKLLYPQYYINNYLTLTHPSLYA, via the coding sequence ATGTTGAGATATAGCTCAGTATCGCACAGAACTGGGAGCTATGCTCTTCCTGTACTGGCAAAGATCCGGACTAGGAAGTATGTCAAAGCATCTTCAGAGCCGGATGAAATGACCGAGGTTGCCCAAGGTGAGGATCCACGACGTTTGccagaagagaagaaaaaagttGAAGCTTGGAGTCAAGTGATTAGAATGCTCAGTCCACCAGATGTTAGTGGCACTTATCGGTTGCGAAAGTACTTAGTGGACCCGAAATTGAGAACAAATTTGATAAGCAAAGCGAAGCGCCAGCAAATGCCACACTTAGTTCTGGTCGACTTGATTCAAAATGGCGGCAAGTTCCCCAAGGAGGAGAAGTATGTGGAGAGCCATATAGACAGGGCTTTGGGAACTAATTCATGGGAAGATCTACcagatgatattgaaactATAGTCACCAGGCTACATGATCTAAAGTCTGGGCAGCAGTTGGTGATTGTGGGTGCAGGTATTTCCGGCCTATCTTTAGCATGGTTTGTGGCCCATGCTCGTCCCGATGTGAAAATTAAAATACTTGAGAGTAGTTCAAAAGTTGGTGGCTACTTAGAGTCAGAAAAAGTTGGAAACGAGCTTTTTGAGCACGGCCCGCGTACGTTATTACCATCACACCCAGGAACCATCATTGCTAGTCAGATTATGTCAGATTTGGGAATGGTAGAGAATGGTCAGTTAGTTGGTGTTCCAAAGAGATCACCTACCAATACCAAGGGAATTGTATACAACAATGAATTGGTACCACTACCTACAAGCGGCCTTGGCGCTCTGAAGTTTTTGTTCTCGCCTATAATGAGAGGGGTAAAATTCGGGGCATTGAGAGATCTTCTATTAGCAAGGCCGCGAAAGAATACAATTAACGACGAAAGCATAGAGTCGTTTATCTCTAGACGGTTTAATAAAAAACTGTCCGACAGATTCCTTTCAGCACTTATGAGGGGCATTTATGCAGGTGATGTCAGCCAGTTAAGTGCTCGTTCTGTGGCGAGACTCAACAAATTGTATAATTTAGAACGGCTTCAGGGGTCAAGTATCCTTGGCGCCTCTATGACAGGATTAGCCAGTTCATTCGACAAGTATCAGAACACAGCAGGTCCTCTATTAAGTCAAGCAATGACAGGAAAAGTGTATGATGGATTCGACAAGCTATCCTCGTTGTACAGTGTGGTAGCAGTTAAAAGTGGAGTTCAAGAACTTGCAGTTGCACtagaacaaaaattaaaGAGTATCGGTGTGGAGATTATAAAAAACTTTGAAGTAGTTGAGATTTTACCTGGTGATGAATCGTGTACAGTACTTGGAGCTGATGGACAACAAGTTAATGGATCTGTGATTGTTTCAACACTAGGAGCCAACAAAATTGGCCCAGTACTATCAGCTTCAGAAAAAGCTATAAAGCTGTGTGATGAGATTCAGTTCGCAAATCTAGCGGTTGTTAATTTTCATTTTAAGAAACCAGTTGGCAAAGAttggtttggatttttAATTCCCAAATCAGAAGATGCGAATAACCCACAACAGGTGATCGGTGTCGTTTTTGACTCTGCTGTTAGAAATGCCACTGTTCCTGTCTCTGCTGGGCTGGAATCTATCCTGCAATTAAAGAAACAGGCATCTCAGGACAAGGAAATTGGTATGGGCGAAGAGGCTAACAAAACAGAAGATGAGCCTATCtcatttgaaaaaataaagTCCCTGGTTGCGGATCAATTTGGAGATGAGACTACTACTGACGCTTCAAAAGTCAGCCAAACTAGTTCATTTTCTACTGGAACTACCCTCACGGTGATGATAGGAGGTGATCTATGGGCGGGACTAGCTGCCAACGAACTTCCTAACAAGTCTACAGTTATTGCAAATTCAATAGAGGCTTTGAAGAAATATCTGAAAATCGAGGAGATTAAACCTGAGGATTTTGAGGTCAGCGTTACTTATCAGACTGGTAGCATTCCCCAGTATCATGTAGGACACGGAGATTTGGTCCACCAGATACATGACGAAGTGGCCAAAGCGTATGACAATCGTCTTTACTTGTCAGGCACATCTTTTGGTAAAGGTGTTGGTGTTGGAGATTGTATCGTGGATTCGTTGACCATTGCATCTAGATTTTCACAGCAAAGAAAATTGCTCTATCCTCAATATTACATCAACAACTATCTCACTTTAACGCATCCTTCTTTATACGCATAG
- the GOS1 gene encoding Gos1p (v-SNARE protein involved in Golgi transport; homolog of the mammalian protein GOS-28/GS28; GO_component: GO:0005794 - Golgi apparatus [Evidence IEA]; GO_component: GO:0005797 - Golgi medial cisterna [Evidence IDA] [PMID 16699523]; GO_component: GO:0000139 - Golgi membrane [Evidence IEA,IEA]; GO_component: GO:0031201 - SNARE complex [Evidence IDA] [PMID 11959998]; GO_component: GO:0005801 - cis-Golgi network [Evidence IEA]; GO_component: GO:0016021 - integral component of membrane [Evidence IEA,IEA]; GO_component: GO:0016021 - integral component of membrane [Evidence ISS,NAS] [PMID 9755865]; GO_component: GO:0016020 - membrane [Evidence IEA]; GO_function: GO:0005484 - SNAP receptor activity [Evidence IDA] [PMID 11959998]; GO_process: GO:0006888 - ER to Golgi vesicle-mediated transport [Evidence IEA]; GO_process: GO:0048193 - Golgi vesicle transport [Evidence IMP] [PMID 9755865]; GO_process: GO:0015031 - protein transport [Evidence IEA]; GO_process: GO:0006810 - transport [Evidence IEA]; GO_process: GO:0006906 - vesicle fusion [Evidence IDA] [PMID 11959998]; GO_process: GO:0016192 - vesicle-mediated transport [Evidence IEA]), with protein MSSFPQIRSQLRTLESRTESSLSEYSGIIQSVSSSPSTTESTLIQDIESSLKQRQDLISQLNRIVDSDANSSATKLHQLQRHKEVLMEHKTEYQRAQATIEQERNRTNLLSSVRSDIATHRTRSATPGTGQDASSYMLEERSRIDNSHNLTDTLLAQAYETRDEFIRQRASLASVQRRILQSASHIPGLNTLISKVNTRKKRDSLILASLITLCILFIFFIR; from the coding sequence ATGTCGTCGTTTCCACAAATCCGTTCTCAGCTGAGAACTCTCGAGTCTAGGACCGAGTCATCATTGTCGGAGTATTCCGGTATCATCCAGTCCGTGAGTTCGTCACCTTCTACTACGGAGTCCACTCTCATTCAGGATATTGAATCTTCTCTCAAACAGCGACAGGATCTGATTAGTCAGTTGAATAGGATTGTTGATTCAGATGCCAATTCTAGCGCGACAAAACTGCATCAACTACAAAGACATAAGGAGGTGTTGATGGAGCACAAGACGGAATACCAAAGAGCGCAAGCAACTATAGAACAGGAGAGAAATCGGACAAATCTGCTATCTTCCGTAAGATCGGATATTGCTACTCATAGAACCCGGTCCGCCACTCCAGGTACTGGACAAGATGCATCTAGCTATATGCTTGAAGAACGATCTCGAATCGATAATTCACACAACCTAACTGATACTTTGCTGGCACAGGCATACGAGACCAGAGATGAATTCATTCGCCAACGGGCGTCATTGGCCAGCGTTCAAAGACGGATATTGCAAAGTGCGTCTCATATTCCTGGTCTCAACACTTTGATCTCCAAAGTCAACACtagaaagaagagagatAGTCTAATTTTGGCCTCTCTAATCACTTTATGCattctttttatattttttattcgtTAG